TCTCAGCAGTAATGGTGACGTTATTGCTTGTCGGCACTTTTCTTGTCATCATGTTTAATTTAAATAACATCGCAAAGAACATTGAAAATGATGTCGAAATACGAGTTCTCATTGATGTAACAGCAAATCAGGACCAACGAGATCAATTGAAAAAAAAGCTGGAAAGCCTGCCGCAAGTTGAAAGCGTCACGTTCTCATCAAAAGATGAGGAACTAGAAAATTTAATTAGTAGTTTTGGCGAAGAAGGGGAAGCCTTCAAGCTTTTTGAACAAGAAAATCCACTGAATGATGTTTTTGTGATTAAGACGAAAAACCCAGAAGATACGCCAGCTACTGCCCAAAAAATTGAAAAGTTTGATCACGTATCAGATGTCCGTTATGCTGAAGAAACGGTTGAAAGACTTTTTAAAGTTGTAAACATCGGAAGAAACGTAGGGATTGTGTTAATTATCGGCCTCGTTTTTACGGCCATGTTCTTAATTTCTAATACGATCAAGGTAACCATCTTTGCGAGAAGACGAGAAATTGAGATTATGAAACTTGTTGGAGCAACGAATTGGTTTATTCGCTGGCCGTTTTTTCTAGAAGGTTTATTCCTTGGGGTATCAGGATCGATCATTCCGATAATTATTTTGATCATCATTTACAAACGTTTTGTCGAGTGGGCGAATCCTTATGTTCAAGGATCCTTTATAGAACTTTTGCCACTTAATCCTTTTCTATTCCAAGTATCAGCGATTCTCATTTTCCTCGGAGCCTTTATCGGAATCTGGGGCAGTTTAATGTCGGTAAGAAAATTTTTAAAAGTATAGATTAGCATGTTGATAGCTTGCTAATCTACAGTTTGTAGACCAAGTCTAAATATGAGGTTTTGGCAGACTGGATGAAAACGTTTGTCATTCGAGGCACGAGCCCGATGAGAAGCGGAGTTACCAAGAACGGTAATGAGCATTCGAAGAGGGCGAAGTAACAAAGAATGCAAGCGATTGTCAGCAGTCTGAGATTAGCAAGTTGATAGCTTGCTAATCTCAATACATAAATGTACGGATTTATACATATCAGGGGAGGAATTGAGACGTGAAAAAGACATTTTTTACATGGAGCCTTGCAGCTGTTGTCGGGACAAGCAGTGTTTTTTTTCCGTTAACGAATCAAACAAAAGCTGAATCGTTTGAAGAAAAGCAAGCAAAAATTAAAAATGAACGTTCTTCTGTTCAGTCTGATATTAGCAGCAAAAAAAATGAAATAGAAAAACTAGAAGCAGAACAAGATCAATTAGATGCAGAAATTAAAAGCCTTGATATGAAAGTATCGGAAACGGCAAAGAAAATAAAGGAAAAAGAAGAGCAAATCACAAAGACGAAAGCAGAAATTGAAAGTTTGAAAAAGCAAATTGCTGAATTACAAATGCGAATTGATGAAAGAAATGACCTGTTAAAAGATCGGGCAAAATCTTTGCAAGAAAGCGGGGGCGTCATTAGTTATTTAGACGTCTTATTAGGAGCGCAAAGCTTTAGTGATTTTGTAAGCCGCATTAGTGCCGTAACAACCATTGTTGAAGCAGACAAAAAAATTATCGAAGAGCATCAGCGGGATATGAAAATGAAAGAAGAAGCTGAAGCTAAGCTGAATCAAGAGCTGACGGACTTAAGTGAAGCGCTTAAGGAATATGAAATGTTGAAAAAGCAATTAGATGCTCAAATTGAAGAAAAGAATAAAATGTTAAAAGAAGTAGCGGCAGAACACGATCAAGCGATGGAAGACTTAGAAGAACTAGAAGAGCAAGATGCATTTTTAGCTGAACAAGCACGGATTATTGCTGAACAGAAAAGAGAATATGAGCGTCGATTAGCCGAACAAAGAAAAGCATCATCTTCTTCATCAACCGCAAGCGCACCTGCTGCATCTTCTAGCCCAGCGGTTAATGCAAGCGGATTTATTTGGCCAACATCAGGATATGTTTCTTCTAAATTCGGTCCGCGGGATGGAGAATTTCATGACGGTATAGATATTGCTAAAAGCGGTACAGTACCTGTATATGCTGCTGCATCGGGAACTGTTATTCGTGCTTACTATTCTAGCAGCTACGGCAACGTTGCGTTTATTTCTCATAACATTAATGGCCAAGTGTACACAACTGTTTATGCCCATCTTAATAGCTTAGGTGTATCAAGTGGACAAAAAGTGAGTCAAGGTCAATTTGTCGGCTATATGGGGAACACAGGTCGTTCCTTTGGACAACACTTACACTTTGAAGTGCATAAAGGACCTTGGAATGCAAGCAAGTCCAATGCGATTAATCCTTTAACTGTCCTTCCGTAATCATTGCATACGGATCTGAGCTTCTATAAGATGAAAAAGTAAAGCCAAACCCTGTAAAAGAATGGGTTTGGCTTTCTGATTTTTGGAAACGGCATTTGCCTACAAGTTTGTGCTAATCATAACCCTTGTTGGGGCTTTTCCCTTTAATTCAAATTACACTCCTCTTTGATATAAAAATTTCCTATTCCATATAGTGATGAAATTCACCATATGGATATAAAATTCCTTCCTTGTCCAAGTAGAGTAATAAATAGAAGTTTTCCCCCTTAAACTTTACCACAGTATAAAACTGTCTTACAGGCATTGTTCTCCAAAGTCGGGATTTTTGCATGAATGTTCTTCAAATTTTGAATAAAAATACCAAATTATAGATAATACATGAGAAGTACAAGCTATGCATATACTGTAAAAAGAAGGCATGGATTTAATCGATTCAGCTGTATAGATTCTTGTTAAATGGAAAGGAAGGCTAACAATATGAGAAAAAAAATCACAACGTTATGGTTTATGATCTTAACCATTCTATTATGCACATTAGGTGCTGTTGGTGTTGAACATACGAAGCAATTAAATGGAATCAATCAACAAGAATCGGTTCCAGCTTTTTCGCAAACAGCCGAATCGAAGGAAATGAATGAAATCCCAAATTTCGGAAAATTGAAACAAGCCTATGAGCTCATTTTAGAAAAGTATGTCGAACGGGTAGATGAGGAGAAGCTATTAGAGGGAGCTATTCAAGGAATGTTGTCAGCTCTCGAAGATCCATATTCAGTTTATATGGATAAAGAGACGACAGAGCAATTTACCCAATCACTCGGTTCATCGTTTGAAGGAATTGGTGCCGAAGTTGGGGTGAACAATGGTAAGGTTATTATCGTTTCGCCATTTAAAAATTCTCCAGCGGAAAAAGTAGGATTAAAGCCAAATGATCAAATAGTGGAAATTGATGGACAACCAGTGGATGGCTTAAACTTACATGAAACGGTATTGAAAATTCGCGGCAAAAAAGGAACAACGGTTCATATCACGGTTCAACGCTCCGGGCATAAGGAACCGCTGCAGTTTGAAGTAAAACGGGATGAGATTCCAATTGAAACGGTTTTTAGCTCATTAGAAGAGAAGGATGGTAAGAAAATAGGGGTGTTGGAAGTCACTTCATTTTCGGAAAATACCGCTGACGATTTTGTGAAAAAGCTGACAGAGTTAGAAAAAGAAAAAATAGATGGTCTCGTTATAGATGTTCGTGGAAATCCAGGAGGCTATTTACAGTCTGTTGAAGCGATTTTAAAGCAATTTATTCCGAAGGATAAGCCGTATATTCAAATTGAAAATCGAAATGGAGATCGACAAATGTATTTTTCCGAACGAAAAGACAAGAAGCCTTATCCTATTGCAGTCTTAATTGATAAGGGCAGTGCTTCCGCATCCGAAATATTAGCAGGAGCGATGAAAGAAGCAGGCGGATATGAAATAATAGGGGAATCTTCTTTTGGAAAAGGAACTGTTCAACAAGCCATTCCAATGAAGGACGGGAGCAACATTAAGCTAACTCTTTACAAATGGCTCACTCCAAATGGAAATTGGATCCATAATCGTGGCATTGAGCCAACCGTTCATATCGAGCTGCCTAATTATTTTAAAGCACCACCGTTGCAAATAAATGGTGTGTTAAAAGAAGATATGAATAATGATCAAGTGCAGATTGCCCAACATTTATTAAAAGGCATTGGATATGAACCAGGAAGAACGGATGGATATTATGATAAGAATACGAAGCTGGCTGTATCAGCTTTCCAACAAATTCATCATCTTCCCCCAACTGGCGAAATCGATAAAAAAACGGCCTTTTTGCTTAATGAACAAATACAAAAGGAAAAAAGTAAAAAGGAAAACGATTTACAGCTGCAAACAGCTATTCGCGTATTATTAAATGAATGAGCCGATCGATAGTCGGCTCATTTCAGACTGTTGACAAACACTTGCATTTAGCCTAAAAATTCATTTCATATAGGCTTTATATACAAACAGGAATGAGCCTGCCAATGCCGGCTCATTTTATTGGAATTGTTGAAATGAACAATTTTTACAAATAGTGACTTTATGTTAAAATGAAGGAAACTTTCTATCGCGTTCAAAATTTTTGGTTATGTAGTAAAATTGAAAATAACAGAATTGATGGAGGTTCTATAAAAAATTGGGTAAAAAATCTAGCACAATTAGAAAAAAAATTTTTGAACAATTGTTTCAAGAAATGAAGAAGCGAGACAATTCGTTGCATCTGTCAAATGTTCGAGTATATAAAGGAGTTCAATTTTTTTGTATCTATTTAGCGAATTATACAGAAATAAAACATATTGATGAAATTTGTAAAATAGTGATCGAGGATTTTTTTCAATATTTACTGAATAATCAAAAACAAAACGGAATGTCATTGTCTGACATGAAAAAGACTATTTCAGCCATTCAAGAGATCACCAACGTTTCTTCTTGTGAGCATTTATTTGATTTCTCTTTATCGAATCTATCACTTTGGGCGAAATTAAAATAAATGGATGTTTCTATACAAATGAATTTGGTAGAATAAAAGAAATGAACATTTTAACGCTCAAGGTGGTGAGTATTATCGTTCATCAATGGTTCATCGAAGGGCTTTATAGCATCGGTCGTTTTTTCCTTCATCCATTTGTTTATTTCTTTTTGATTTATTCATTTGTTCTTGGTTTCATTCGCGTGAAAAGAGAAAGAAAATCGTTTCATATTCGTGTTTATGATGCATTTGAGGAGATTCGTTTTACATATACGAAGGGGATTGTCGTTGGGCTTTTCTTTTCCATCATCAGCCTTGCTTTCGGATTTTATTTATCATTTGGGGCAATTGTTTTATGGACATTAGTGACATTTGTTTTCAGCTTAACGTTTCGTCCCCGATTACTCTCACCTGTCATAACAGTAGGTACAACCATTTTATTGATCCCTATTTTTCTAAAATGGAGAGAAGGGAACCATTGGATAGACACCTTTTTTGTTGATTTAGAAAAAATTAATGTTCCCGTGTTCACCTTATTATTTGTTTTATTTATTGTCTTGGAAGGAATTTTAGTTTACCGAACAGGACATCTTCGCACCTCTCCATTTATTATCAAAAGTCAACGTGGTTTACCGATTGGAAATCATGCAGCAAAACGAACATGGTTAGTTCCATTTTTATTGTTTGTTCCTGGAGGAGAGCTTGAATCTCCTTTTACTTGGTGGCCAGTTTTCTCCATGAATGGGGAGTCATTTTTACTGCTGTTTTTACCGTTAATAGTCGGGTTTGAGCAGCGCATCCAAGGATCATTACCGAAGGAGAGTATTCAAACGACAGGAAAACGAATTATTTGGCTTGGGATTTTGTGCTTGATTCCAGGTTTTCTTTCCATTTGGGTTCCGCTCTTTTCCTTTATAACTGTATTGATCGCTCTGATAGGACATGAATTCATTACCGTCAAGCAACGAATGAATGACGATTCCGCTTCCTATTATTTTTCAAAACGAGATCAAGGCTTAATCATATTAGGAACGCTGCCAAACTCTCCAGGTGAAAAAATGGGACTAAAAGTTGGAGAAATTTTGCTAAAAGCAAATGGAAAGAGCGTCAAATCAAAATTAGAATTTTACGAAGCGCTGCAGCAAAACCGCGCCTATTGTAAGCTTGAAGTAAAGGGGCTAAATGGAGAAATTCGCTACGTAAAAGGAGCACTTTACGAGGGAAGCCATCATGAACTCGGCATCCTTTTCGTTCCAGACGATAAAAAATGGGAAAAAGAAGCTGCTTCCATATCATAGAAAAGAGGCTGTTCCATATGTGTAAGATCTCACACGTTTTTTGTGTTGAGGTCTGACACGATGACAGCCTCTTTTTCAATTCGAGCGACAATTTCGCATCTTTCCCTAAGTTCGGCGGAGAATCTCTCGGTTTGCGGGAATAATCTCTCGGTTTGCGGGAATAATCTCTCGGTTTGCGGGAACAATCTCTCGGTTTGCGGGAACAATCTCTCGGTTTGAGCGATTAATCTCTCGGTTCGTGCGAAGAATCTCTCGGTTTGTGCGAACAATCTCTCGGTTTGCGCGATTAATCTCTCGGTTTGCACGAAGAATCTCTCGGTTTGTGCGAACAATCTCTCGGTTTGAGCGAACAATCTCTCGGTTCGCGGGAATAATCTCTCGGTTTGAGCAAAAAATTACCCGGTTCGCGCGAAAGTACATTCCCTCTACTCGTTTATTTCATGCTTTTCAATATGGTAGCCGTGATCATCTTTAGCCGAACGGACAAACATCGTCCCAAACGTAATCGCAAGTCCCATAATTATACCAATGGTTCCAATATTTATATCATTTTTGTATATAGCGCTAAACCCAGAAACAAAAAGTCCAAAAGAAATAATAAAAGGCAATATGGACGGATTTGGCATGTGAATATCCTGCAGCGGCTCAGCAGGCGTTAATTCCTTATTACCTTGCTGCTTTTCAATCCACCAAGGATCGAGTCCTTTAACTAATGGGATTTGTTTAAAATTATACTCAGGTGGAGGGGAAGAGAGTGCCCACTCCATCGTTCTCGCATCCCATGGATCATTTCCCGCTTTTTCTCCTTTCGCAAAGGTAATGATAATGTTCACTAACATGACAGCAGTAGCGATCGTCATAAAGATAGCACCGATCGAACTAATGAAATTTCCCAAATCAAATCCTTGTCCAGGCAAATAAGTAAAAATTCGTCTCGGCATTCCCCATAAACCTAAAAAATGTTGAATAAAGAAAGTGAGGTGAAAACCTATAAAAAAGAGCCAAAACGAAATTTTTCCTAATCTTTCATTTAAAATCTTTCCGAACATTTTTGGCCACCAGTAATGTAAAGCAGCGAAAAGGGCAAAAACAACACCGCCTACAAGCACATAATGAAAGTGGGCAACGACAAAGTATGTGTCATGAAATTGGAAATCAGCCGGCGCAGCTGCAACCATAACACCTGTCACACCGCCGATTGTAAAGGAAACGATAAAAGCAATCGACCAGAGCATCGCTGTGGTCGTCCAGATACTCCCTCCCCACATTGTAAAGAGCCAGTTGAATATTTTAATACCAGTTGGAACCCCAATGGCCATTGTTGCTAAGGCAAAAATAGAATTCGCAATCGGTCCAAGTCCTGTCGTAAACATATGATGAGCCCACACCATAAACCCTAAAAATCCGATTAATACTGTGGCAAAAACCATCGACGTATAGCCAAACAGCCTTTTTTTCGAAAAAGCCGGAATCGTCTCTGAAAAAATGCCGAACGCTGGAAGCATTAATAAGTACACTTCTGGATGTCCGAAAATCCAAAATAAATGCTCCCAAATGATTGAATTCCCGCCTAACGAAATGTTAAAAAATGCAGTTCCAAATAAACGGTCTAACATTAAAAAAAATAAGGCAACCGTTAATACAGGAAAGGCAAACAAAATTAAAGCAGAGGAAACAAATGTTGACCATGTGAACAGCGGCATTCTCATGTAAGTCATTCCTGGGGCTCTCATATTAATAATGGTCGTTAAAAAATTAATCGCTGAAATAAGAGTTCCTAGACCGGATATTTGTAAACCAATTGTATAAAACTCTGTTCCGTGTGTTGGAGTTTCCAACGCCAAAGTTGTGTAGGAAGTCCATCCTGCATCAGGAGCTCCACCTAAAAAAAAGCTTAAATTAAGTAAAAGCCCGCCAAATAAAAAGAGCCAAAACCCTAATGAATTTAAAAACGGAAACGCTACATCGCGTGCGCCAATTTGCAGTGGCACAATCGCATTCATAAAACCGAACAAAATGGGTGTTGCTGCTAAAAAAAGCATGGTCGTCCCGTGCATCGTTAACAATTGATTATAAAAGCCTGCACTGACAAAATCATTTTGTGGAAACATTAATTGAATCCGGATCAATAATGCTTCAAGTCCTGCTAAAAGAAAGAAGAAAAGGCCTGCAAACAAATATAAATGAGCAATTTTTTTATGGTCAACGGTTGTTAAATAGTCTAAGACGATATTTTTTTTATAAATTAAATTTGTTTTCATTCCAAAACCTCCTTAACATGATTTGAAATATGTACCATCATCATTTTGTGCAATGATGGAACAATTTATCCTCTTTTTGGTGATTTTCCTAGCCAGCCAGCAACATTGATGGGGTCGATAACATGTTCACGCTTTCCCCATTTGACAAAAAAGTAGGCGATAAACGTTAAGCTGACGACATGAAATCCCCCTAAAAATATAAGTATTCCTAACAATAAATCTATTTGTTGATCAACATGAATGAGGGAAATTTGCCTCATCTCTTTGAAAGTCGATTGGTTCGTTAAATAGAACAAATATAGGATAAAAGTAATTATGACCATGTTGACGAAAAGGGTGAGTATTTTTTCCTTTTCATTTTGTTGTGGTTGAATAAAAACAGAAGAAATAATGAGGCTCCACCATAGCAAATAGGAAGTCATCGTAATGAGCAATTTCAATACAATAGTTAAAAAAATGGGTAAGTCCGTCATGAAATACATGAATAAAAAGGAAAAAAATAAAATTTTCGTAGTTCTAGGCTTGATTAAAAATAGAAGAAGATGGCGGAAACGATAATACCAAAAAAGGCGATGCAAATATTTTTCTAACCCTATTAAAATGAGGGGAGGTATAACAAACCAAAACAACATATCATAAAACATTTGCAGGATCATATTTTCGGATTCTATTACGATTGAAAGGAAGTTTTCAAGCAATAATAATAAGAGGCCTAAATAAAAGGATAATTGATTCAATAGATGAGCTGACCAAGATTTGCTTGCTTTTTGATACCATAACGCTGCTGCAAACTCAATCATAAATAAAAGGACAAACAAGATTAGATTATAGGAAAAAGACAACTGTTCCATTTTCATAATTCCTTCCTTCTTTCATTTATCACCTATAATTTGGATATGTTTATGGAATTATATGCATTCGTATTTAGTATTCGGTAAAAGATTTTCATAAACCTTTGGAAGTGGTATGATGAAACTAAAAGCTCAATTGGAATAGCAAGATGAACATAAGGCTTATTTATAATGAGCGTACAGTGAATGATCAAATTTTTGTACAAGAAAGAGGTATTTAATCATGTTAAAGCTTGTTCTCGCTGCCTTTGTCCCGTTTTTACTCGTATTATTTTTTACACGTGTTACGTACAATCATTATGTCGGAACACTTTTAACAGCGGCTCTTCTCATTGCGTCTTACTACGCTGGACATATGAATACTATCTATGTTGCCATACTAGATGTTGTTAGTCTCATTGCTGGTTTTATTGTCGCAAACAAAATGAAGGAAAATGTGAAAAAATCTACGTAAGCCTGTTCTTTATATAGTAGATCAGGTTTCTTTTTATTAGGCTGTTTTCGTCAATTTTGTTGCTTTTCGCCTGTCTATGAACCGAACAAAACACGTGGTCGGACAAACCGTATTTGACCGGCCATCTACTTTTGTTCGGTTCACGTCATGTTACAACGTGTAGCTAGCGTGTTGCTTCTTTATGACTGTCGAAAAGCTATAGTCAAGCAACAATCTTATTAAATCGATTAAGCGGAAAGATCCCCTATCTTTGGCTCAAAAAAACGTTCCTTAAGACCTTCAAATCTCTTACATCCTTATTTGGGCTCATTAAACCACAATTATTTGTTACTCTTCCCAAAGATCTCAAGGCAATATTTACAACACGAACTTTAGTTCGTACTTTTAGAGATTTTACTTCTCATTATGGTACAATATGTTTACGATTATGAGGAAATGGAGGCTTTCGTGTGAAAGATCGGTTTGAATTAGTGTCTAAATATAAGCCGCAAGGAGATCAGCCAAAAGCGATCAAGCAATTAGTAGAAGGAATTAAACAGGGCAAAAAACATCAAACTTTGTTAGGAGCAACAGGAACAGGTAAAACGTTTACGATTTCAAATGTTATAAAAGAGGTGAATAAACCGACACTTGTCATTGCCCATAATAAGACACTTGCAGGACAGCTTTATAGTGAGTTTAAAGAATTTTTCCCAAACAATGCCGTTGAATACTTCGTAAGCTACTACGATTATTATCAGCCAGAAGCATATGTCCCGCAAACAGATACGTACATTGAAAAAGATGCGAGTATTAACGAGGAAATTGATAAATTGAGACACTCTGCGACATCTTCGTTGTTTGAACGAAAAGATGTCATTATTATTGCCAGTGTGTCCTGTATTTATGGTTTAGGTTCTCCAGAGGAATACCGAGATCTTGTCGTATCTCTTCGTGTTGGTATGGAAATTGAGCGTAATGAATTGTTACGAAAGCTTGTTGACGTACAGTATGAAAGAAACGATATTGATTTTCAACGCGGGACGTTCCGTGTGCGCGGTGACGTTGTGGAAATTTTCCCTGCTTCAAGGGATGAGCATTGTATTCGCGTTGAATTTTTTGGTGATGAAATTGACCGTATCCGCGAAGTCGACGCTTTGACGGGAGAAATTATCGGGGATCGTGAGCATGTCGCCATTTTCCCGGCTTCACACTTCGTCACACGTGAAGAAAAAATGAAAATTGCCATTCAAAATATTGAGAAGGAACTTGAAGAGCGTTTAGTGGAGCTTCGGGAGCAAGGAAAGCTGCTTGAGGCGCAGCGTTTGGAGCAGCGGACTCGTTATGATCTAGAAATGATGAGAGAAATGGGTTTTTGTTCTGGAATAGAAAACTACTCCCGTCATTTAACATTGCGGCCTCCTGGTTCTACACCGTATACGTTATTAGATTATTTTGGTGATGACTTTTTAATCGTCATCGATGAATCACATGTGACGATTCCTCAAATTCGCGGAATGTATAACGGTGACCAAGCTCGTAAGCAAGTATTAGTCGATCATGGATTCCGCTTGCCTTCAGCGATGGATAACCGTCCGCTTAAGTTTGAGGAATTTGAAAAGCATATGAAAAACGTGATTTACGTTTCAGCAACACCGGGTCCATATGAACTGGAACAAGCTCCTGATGTTGTTGAACAAATTATTCGTCCAACAGGTCTTTTAGATCCTACAATCGATGTTCGCCCGATCGAAGGTCAAATTGATGATTTAATCGGTGAAATCAGGAAGCGTGTAGCACGTAATGAACGGGTTTTGGTCACAACATTAACGAAAAAAATGGCTGAAGATTTGACCGACTATTTAAAGGAGATTGGTATTAAAGTAACGTACCTTCATTCAGAAATTAAAACACTTGAGCGTATCGAGATTATACGTGACTTGCGTTTAGGAAAACATGAAGTGTTAGTAGGAATCAACTTATTAAGAGAAGGTTTGGACATACCAGAAGTGTCTCTTGTTGCGATTTTAGATGCGGATAAAGAAGGGTTTTTACGTTCAGAGCGTTCGTTAATTCAGACGATTGGCCGTGCAGCGAGAAATGCCAATGGCCATGTCATTATGTATGCTGATACGATCACCAAATCGATGGAAATCGCGATTAATGAAACGAAGCGTCGTCGAAGTATTCAAGAGCAATACAACAAAGAACACGGAATTGTTCCGAAGACGATTCAAAAAGAAATTCGTGATGTTATTCGTGCAACATATGCAGCTGAGGATCAATCGACATATGAAGCGGATAAAGCACTTAAACTAGATAAATTATCGAAGAAAGAAAGAGAAAAAGTGATCGAGCAAATGGAAAAAGAAATGAAGGAAGCAGCGAAAGCATTAGATTTCGAACGAGCAGCCGAGCTGCGTGATCTCATCATGGAGTTAAAAGCGGAAGGATGATTGAATAATGGCAATGGACAAAATCATTGTTAAAGGAGCAAGAGCCCATAACTTAAAAAATATCGATGTCTCAATTCCTAGGGATAAGCTGGTCGTCCTAACTGGGTTATCGGGTTCAGGAAAATCCTCATTGGCTTTTGATACGATATATGCAGAAGGGCAGCGGCGCTATGTTGAATCGTTGTCAGCGTATGCGCGACAATTTTTAGGGCAAATGGATAAACCCGATGTCGATGCGATTGAAGGATTATCACCGGCGATTTCCATTGACCAAAAAACAACGAGCCGCAACCCACGTTCAACGGTTGGAACGGTAACGGAAATATATGATTACTTACGTTTATTGTACGCTCGTGTTGGGCGACCGGTATGTCCAACACATGGAATTGAAATTACATCGCAAACGATTGAACAAATGGTCGATCGCATTCTAGAGTACCCGGAACGAACAAAGTTGCAAATTTTAGCTCCTGTTGTTTCTGGGAGAAAAGGAACACATGTGAAAACATTTGAAGATATTAAAAAGCAAGGATATGTCCGTGTTCGTGTTGATGGGGAAATGATGGAGCTTTCAGACGACATTTCCTTAGAGAAGAATAAAAAGCATTCCATTGAAGTGGTTGTGGACCGGATTATTGTCAAAGAAGGAATTCAAACAAGATTAGCTGACTCGCTAGAAACAGCGTTGAAGCTTGGACAAGGTCGTGTCATGATTGATGTCATTGGAAAAGAGGAGCTGCTTTTTAGTGAACACCATGCTTGTCCAATTTGTGGTTTTTCTATTGGTGAACTAGAACCACGTATGTTTTCATTTAATAGTCCATATGGTGCTTGTCCAGATTGTGATGGTTTAGGAACGAAGCTAGAGGTTGATTTAGACCTTGTGATTCCAAACAAAGAACTTTCATTGCGACAGCATGCAATAGCTCCGTGGGAACCTTCTAGTTCACAATATTACCCACAGCTTTTAGAAGCAGTATGCAATCATTACAGCATTGATATGGATATTCCGGTCAAAGATATCCCCAAACACCTAATAGACAAATTATTGTACGGCAGTAATGGGGAAAAAATTTATTTCCGTTATGAAAATGACTTTGGCCAAGTGCGAGAAAATTATATTGAATTTGAAGGGGTTGTTCATAATATTGAACGTCGGTATAAAGAGACAACCTCAGATTATATACGTGAACAAATGGAA
This sequence is a window from Bacillus alveayuensis. Protein-coding genes within it:
- a CDS encoding general stress protein CsbA (product_source=COG4897; cog=COG4897; pfam=PF09964; smart=SM01207; superfamily=161098; transmembrane_helix_parts=Inside_1_4,TMhelix_5_27,Outside_28_41,TMhelix_42_64,Inside_65_76), whose protein sequence is MLKLVLAAFVPFLLVLFFTRVTYNHYVGTLLTAALLIASYYAGHMNTIYVAILDVVSLIAGFIVANKMKENVKKST
- a CDS encoding excinuclease ABC subunit B (product_source=KO:K03702; cath_funfam=3.30.2060.10,3.40.50.300,4.10.860.10; cog=COG0556; ko=KO:K03702; pfam=PF00271,PF02151,PF04851,PF12344; smart=SM00487; superfamily=52540; tigrfam=TIGR00631) translates to MKDRFELVSKYKPQGDQPKAIKQLVEGIKQGKKHQTLLGATGTGKTFTISNVIKEVNKPTLVIAHNKTLAGQLYSEFKEFFPNNAVEYFVSYYDYYQPEAYVPQTDTYIEKDASINEEIDKLRHSATSSLFERKDVIIIASVSCIYGLGSPEEYRDLVVSLRVGMEIERNELLRKLVDVQYERNDIDFQRGTFRVRGDVVEIFPASRDEHCIRVEFFGDEIDRIREVDALTGEIIGDREHVAIFPASHFVTREEKMKIAIQNIEKELEERLVELREQGKLLEAQRLEQRTRYDLEMMREMGFCSGIENYSRHLTLRPPGSTPYTLLDYFGDDFLIVIDESHVTIPQIRGMYNGDQARKQVLVDHGFRLPSAMDNRPLKFEEFEKHMKNVIYVSATPGPYELEQAPDVVEQIIRPTGLLDPTIDVRPIEGQIDDLIGEIRKRVARNERVLVTTLTKKMAEDLTDYLKEIGIKVTYLHSEIKTLERIEIIRDLRLGKHEVLVGINLLREGLDIPEVSLVAILDADKEGFLRSERSLIQTIGRAARNANGHVIMYADTITKSMEIAINETKRRRSIQEQYNKEHGIVPKTIQKEIRDVIRATYAAEDQSTYEADKALKLDKLSKKEREKVIEQMEKEMKEAAKALDFERAAELRDLIMELKAEG
- a CDS encoding cytochrome c oxidase assembly factor CtaG (product_source=COG3336; cog=COG3336; transmembrane_helix_parts=Inside_1_6,TMhelix_7_29,Outside_30_43,TMhelix_44_63,Inside_64_75,TMhelix_76_98,Outside_99_117,TMhelix_118_140,Inside_141_141,TMhelix_142_162,Outside_163_171,TMhelix_172_191,Inside_192_213,TMhelix_214_236,Outside_237_263); translated protein: MKMEQLSFSYNLILFVLLFMIEFAAALWYQKASKSWSAHLLNQLSFYLGLLLLLLENFLSIVIESENMILQMFYDMLFWFVIPPLILIGLEKYLHRLFWYYRFRHLLLFLIKPRTTKILFFSFLFMYFMTDLPIFLTIVLKLLITMTSYLLWWSLIISSVFIQPQQNEKEKILTLFVNMVIITFILYLFYLTNQSTFKEMRQISLIHVDQQIDLLLGILIFLGGFHVVSLTFIAYFFVKWGKREHVIDPINVAGWLGKSPKRG